One region of Streptococcus parasanguinis genomic DNA includes:
- a CDS encoding TIGR01906 family membrane protein: MLKSLKSINLFFFILSAAILLTIALAWALYPMEIHWLGIQSRTGFSASVIMKNFNVLMNYLTNPFQWVLKMPQFPSSKNGLHHFEAVKYLFHLVTVVFVVTLPGFIQFMRTVVKKGYLTLYRSLFFWMMVLPVVLAVIAVMIGFDQFFTLFHQVLFAGDSTWLFDPRVDSIILALPEDYFMHAFLIFFVLYEGMCASFYLFSRRKK, from the coding sequence ATGCTTAAAAGTTTGAAATCAATTAACCTATTTTTCTTTATCTTGTCAGCTGCAATCCTTCTCACCATTGCTCTCGCTTGGGCCCTCTATCCCATGGAGATTCATTGGTTGGGGATTCAAAGCCGGACTGGTTTTTCGGCTTCTGTCATCATGAAGAATTTTAATGTCTTGATGAACTACTTGACCAATCCTTTTCAATGGGTGTTGAAGATGCCTCAATTCCCCTCTTCAAAAAATGGACTGCACCATTTTGAGGCCGTCAAGTACCTATTTCACTTAGTGACGGTCGTTTTCGTGGTCACACTCCCTGGTTTTATCCAGTTTATGCGGACAGTTGTCAAAAAAGGCTACCTTACCTTGTACCGTAGTCTCTTCTTTTGGATGATGGTTTTACCAGTGGTGCTTGCAGTGATAGCTGTTATGATTGGCTTTGATCAATTCTTTACGCTCTTTCATCAGGTCTTATTTGCTGGGGACAGTACTTGGCTCTTTGATCCGCGCGTGGATTCGATTATTCTTGCATTACCAGAAGACTACTTTATGCATGCCTTTTTGATTTTCTTTGTCTTATACGAAGGAATGTGTGCAAGTTTTTATCTATTTTCTAGGAGGAAGAAATGA
- a CDS encoding CPBP family intramembrane glutamic endopeptidase, translating to MNQYNRLLDPKKDIGRYSGTLAIYLLVMTLVTVLWEVLLGLTIAGSLRKDPSQVTEKLNALNVWAGIPYLISISIGLFLFNAYRKKALYKYDLKHKGRKMTLSVFFILLAFLGFSQVFSSVMTQVIERMFETIGLHSPTPDLGDTIERSWTMLLYAGFFGPITEEFFFRGAGLRGLERYGKVFAIVMTAILFGLFHANFDQLFFASIIGLGFGYIAFEYNIWWAIFYHIFNNFVISQGLHYVAYHVDEGLANWLQIGVLAIGSIVMIVVIATKWPAIKAYIQVNKPQPGVFQRALASFWFWFFVLFTILMSIVPYVIPIFQMANLKG from the coding sequence ATGAACCAATACAACCGATTATTAGACCCTAAAAAAGATATAGGAAGGTATTCCGGGACACTTGCCATTTATCTCTTGGTAATGACCTTGGTAACCGTCCTGTGGGAAGTCCTCCTTGGATTGACCATTGCAGGCTCTCTCAGAAAAGATCCAAGTCAAGTAACGGAGAAACTCAATGCCCTGAATGTTTGGGCTGGTATTCCCTATCTTATCTCTATTTCCATTGGACTCTTTCTCTTTAATGCCTATCGCAAGAAGGCCCTTTATAAATATGATCTCAAGCACAAGGGACGTAAGATGACTCTTTCAGTCTTCTTTATTCTTCTCGCCTTTCTTGGCTTTTCTCAAGTCTTTTCATCTGTGATGACACAAGTGATTGAGCGGATGTTTGAGACCATTGGCCTTCATTCTCCAACACCAGATCTAGGTGATACGATTGAGCGATCATGGACCATGCTCTTGTATGCTGGCTTTTTTGGTCCAATCACAGAGGAATTCTTCTTCCGTGGAGCTGGCTTGCGTGGCTTGGAACGGTATGGCAAGGTCTTTGCCATTGTCATGACGGCTATCTTGTTTGGTCTCTTCCATGCCAATTTTGACCAGCTCTTTTTCGCAAGTATCATTGGTCTAGGTTTCGGCTACATTGCCTTTGAATACAATATCTGGTGGGCTATTTTCTATCACATTTTCAATAACTTTGTGATTTCCCAAGGCTTGCATTATGTGGCCTATCATGTGGACGAGGGACTAGCGAATTGGCTCCAAATTGGTGTTTTAGCTATTGGTTCCATTGTCATGATAGTGGTTATTGCGACTAAATGGCCAGCTATCAAGGCTTATATTCAGGTCAATAAACCTCAACCGGGAGTTTTCCAGCGTGCCCTCGCTTCCTTCTGGTTCTGGTTCTTCGTGTTATTCACTATCCTGATGTCTATTGTTCCTTATGTGATTCCGATCTTCCAGATGGCTAATCTCAAAGGATAA
- a CDS encoding TIGR01457 family HAD-type hydrolase, with the protein MHYKGYLIDLDGTIYKGKSRIPAGEAFVHELQAREIPYLFVTNNTTRTPETVRDMLATHFNIETPVSTIYTATLATIDYMNDQNLGKKVYVIGEAGLKDAIEEAGYIIDEEAPDYVVIGLDWQVDYEKFAIATLAIQKGAHFIGTNPDLNIPTERGLMPGAGSLIALVEAATRVEPVIIGKPKAIIMDKAIEHLGLEREEVVMVGDNYLTDIRAGIDNGIPTLLVTTGFTKPEEVPTLPISPTHVVASLAEWDFDA; encoded by the coding sequence ATGCACTATAAGGGCTATTTGATTGATTTGGATGGCACTATTTACAAAGGAAAATCACGAATTCCTGCAGGAGAAGCTTTTGTTCATGAACTGCAGGCGCGTGAGATTCCCTATCTCTTTGTGACCAACAATACAACCCGCACACCAGAGACTGTCCGGGATATGCTAGCGACTCATTTCAATATTGAAACCCCAGTTTCGACTATCTATACAGCTACCCTTGCGACCATTGACTACATGAATGACCAAAATTTGGGCAAAAAGGTCTATGTGATCGGAGAAGCGGGGCTCAAAGATGCTATTGAAGAAGCTGGCTATATCATCGATGAAGAAGCACCTGATTATGTGGTGATTGGCCTCGATTGGCAAGTGGATTATGAAAAGTTTGCTATTGCGACCTTGGCGATTCAAAAGGGAGCGCACTTCATCGGGACCAATCCGGACCTGAACATTCCAACAGAGCGTGGCTTGATGCCAGGAGCAGGATCCCTGATTGCGCTTGTAGAGGCTGCGACACGGGTCGAGCCTGTGATCATTGGAAAACCAAAGGCCATCATTATGGATAAGGCCATTGAACACTTGGGTCTTGAAAGAGAAGAAGTGGTTATGGTTGGCGACAACTACCTAACAGATATTCGTGCAGGTATTGACAATGGGATTCCAACCCTTTTGGTGACGACAGGTTTTACCAAACCAGAAGAAGTGCCAACCTTACCAATCTCACCGACACATGTTGTTGCCAGTCTAGCGGAGTGGGATTTTGATGCTTAA